One region of Armigeres subalbatus isolate Guangzhou_Male chromosome 3, GZ_Asu_2, whole genome shotgun sequence genomic DNA includes:
- the LOC134223005 gene encoding uncharacterized protein LOC134223005, whose translation MAPTASSSKKAPAMKTLKTTLRSLLNMFQDICGFAENLSEVTSASQVTVRLEKLDELWEKVNEMILEIETHDDYDEKEDDCFKQRSAFGSKYYDLKSLLLDKVKEFEEPAVLNQSTRSLDTSHRPIGEHVRLPRIMLQTFEGNIDDWLSLRDLYITLKHRNVELPEVEKFHYLKGCLAGEAKALVDPLVITRANYQIAWDTLMKRYNDSKQLKRRQIQALFKLPKLTRESAVDLQYQPEGYERSTQTLDQLVQPADYKGLLLWA comes from the coding sequence ATGGCTCCGACGGCATCCTCTTCCAAGAAGGCTCCAGCAATGAAGACCCTGAAGACAACCCTGCGGTCACTGCTTAACATGTTCCAGGACATTTGTGGGTTTGCGGAGAATTTAAGTGAAGTGACAAGTGCTAGTCAGGTAACGGTTCGTCTGGAGAAACTAGATGAGTTATGGGAGAAGGTAAACGAGATGATCCTAGAAATCGAGACTCACGATGACTACGACGAAAAAGAGGACGACTGTTTCAAGCAGCGGTCGGCGTTCGGCAGCAAGTATTATGACTTGAAGTCTTTGCTGTTGGACAAGGTCAAGGAGTTTGAGGAACCAGCAGTTCTCAACCAATCGACCCGAAGCTTGGACACGTCGCACCGACCAATTGGAGAGCATGTGCGACTGCCGCGAATAATGTTGCAGACCTTCGAAGGCAACATCGATGATTGGCTGAGTTTGCGTGATCTGTATATAACGCTCAAACACAGAAATGTGGAATTACCGGAGGTAGAAAAGTTTCACTACCTTAAGGGGTGCTTGGCAGGCGAGGCCAAGGCCCTTGTGGATCCGTTGGTTATTACAAGAGCAAACTATCAAATCGCCTGGGATACATTGATGAAGCGTTACAACGATAGCAAGCAGCTGAAGCGGCGCCAAATCCAGGCACTTTTCAAACTCCCAAAGCTGACTAGAGAGTCAGCAGTCGATTTGCAGTACCAGCCGGAGGGATATGAGAGAAGTACTCAAACATTGGACCAGCTAGTTCAGCCCGCCGATTACAAGGGTCTGCTGCTTTGGGCCTAA
- the LOC134223004 gene encoding uncharacterized protein LOC134223004, whose protein sequence is MRCVKLYNTSLNDTLLVGPVIQDDFRSIILRSKTRQIMVVSDVEKMFRQIRISKEDTPLQSILWRTDPSEIISTYELTTVTYGTKPAPFLATRTLKQLAMDEQACYPMAAKAATEDDYMDDVLSGADNPEEALDM, encoded by the coding sequence ATGCGTTGTGTAAAACTATATAACACGTCGCTCAACGATACGCTGCTGGTGGGACCGGTTATTCAGGATGATTTTCGGTCAATTATCCTGCGGAGCAAAACAAGGCAAATCATGGTGGTTTCGGatgttgaaaaaatgtttcgacAAATTCGAATTAGCAAGGAGGACACCCCACTACAAAGTATTCTGTGGCGAACGGATCCTAGTGAGATCATTAGTACATACGAGCTTACTACGGTGACGTATGGTACAAAACCGGCCCCATTCCTTGCTACTAGGACATTGAAGCAACTAGCGATGGACGAGCAAGCATGCTACCCGATGGCGGCCAAAGCGGCAACGGAAGATGATTATATGGACGACGTTCTAAGTGGCGCGGATAACCCAGAGGAAGCATTAGATATGTAA